In Synechococcus sp. Nb3U1, one DNA window encodes the following:
- a CDS encoding tetratricopeptide repeat protein — protein MKASTPMGMGGGLRFKIGRQRANGSLVWEAYDGWATEQKSGKAMQIVKVIPALLLLGLLFWLGIPAADAMESQGSPIVNLQTVSAEIDHLFDEAFAATNQGDFARAETLWSQLLERQPDNPALWSNRGNARVSQHKLQQALTDYAEAIRLAPNAPDPYLNRGAALEGLGRWQEAIADYERVLQLDPNDAAAYNNRGNAEAGLGEWQQAVADYRHATQLAPDYAFAQANYALSLYQVGETQSALRLMRALVRKYPKFPDMRAALSAILWTESRPGEAESHWVAVQGLDPRYADLEWVKTIRRWPPAVVAALERFLSLS, from the coding sequence ATGAAAGCAAGCACTCCCATGGGGATGGGAGGGGGTCTGCGGTTCAAGATTGGCCGCCAAAGAGCCAACGGATCCCTTGTGTGGGAGGCTTATGATGGGTGGGCAACCGAACAAAAATCCGGTAAGGCCATGCAGATTGTGAAAGTCATCCCTGCTCTACTGCTGTTGGGGCTGCTGTTTTGGCTGGGGATCCCGGCTGCCGATGCGATGGAGTCTCAGGGATCGCCCATAGTAAACCTACAGACGGTGAGCGCCGAGATTGATCACCTGTTTGACGAAGCCTTTGCTGCCACCAATCAGGGGGATTTCGCGCGGGCGGAAACCCTGTGGAGCCAACTATTGGAACGTCAACCAGATAACCCGGCTCTGTGGAGCAACCGAGGCAATGCCCGCGTCAGCCAGCACAAGTTGCAGCAAGCGCTCACGGATTATGCCGAAGCGATTCGTTTGGCCCCCAATGCACCGGATCCCTATCTGAATCGGGGGGCGGCTCTGGAAGGGTTGGGGCGGTGGCAAGAAGCGATCGCCGACTACGAGCGGGTTTTACAATTGGATCCCAACGATGCGGCAGCCTACAACAACCGGGGCAATGCGGAAGCCGGTTTGGGAGAATGGCAACAGGCGGTTGCGGATTACCGCCACGCCACGCAATTAGCCCCAGACTATGCGTTTGCCCAAGCCAACTATGCTCTCAGCCTGTACCAGGTGGGGGAAACCCAGTCAGCCTTGCGATTGATGCGGGCTTTGGTACGGAAGTACCCGAAGTTCCCCGATATGCGGGCTGCCCTCAGTGCCATTCTGTGGACAGAAAGCCGCCCGGGAGAAGCAGAAAGCCACTGGGTCGCGGTGCAGGGATTGGATCCGCGCTATGCCGATCTGGAGTGGGTCAAAACCATCCGCCGTTGGCCGCCTGCTGTTGTAGCTGCCCTGGAGCGCTTCCTCTCTCTCAGCTAG
- a CDS encoding form I ribulose bisphosphate carboxylase large subunit — MAYSATQSKSGYQAGVKDYKLTYYTPDYTPKDTDILACFRVTPQPGVPPEEAGAAVAAESSTGTWTTVWTDLLTDLDRYKGRCYDIEPVPGEDNQYFCFVAYPLDLFEEGSVTNMLTSIVGNVFGFKALMALRLEDLRIPVAYLKTFQGPPHGIQVERDKLNKYGRPLLGCTIKPKLGLSAKNYGRAVYECLRGGLDFTKDDENINSQPFQRWRDRYLFVMDAIHKAQAETGEIKGHYLNVTAPTCEEMFKRAEFAKELKAPIIMHDYLTGGFTANTSLAKWCRDNGILLHIHRAMHAVIDRQKNHGIHFRVLAKCLRMSGGDHLHSGTVVGKLEGERNITLGFVDQMRENYVEADRSRGNFFTQDWASMPGVMPVASGGIHIWHMPALVEIFGDDSCLQFGGGTLGHPWGNAPGATANRVALEACIQARNEGRDLAREGNDVIREAAKWSPELAAACELWKEIKFEFKAVDTL, encoded by the coding sequence GTGGCCTATTCAGCAACCCAATCCAAAAGCGGCTACCAAGCCGGGGTGAAGGATTACAAACTCACCTACTACACTCCCGATTACACGCCCAAGGATACCGACATCCTGGCGTGTTTCCGGGTCACTCCCCAGCCCGGTGTTCCCCCCGAAGAAGCGGGGGCAGCTGTGGCGGCTGAGTCTTCGACGGGCACCTGGACAACGGTGTGGACGGATTTGCTCACCGACCTGGATCGGTACAAAGGCCGCTGCTACGACATCGAGCCGGTTCCGGGCGAAGACAACCAGTATTTTTGCTTTGTGGCCTATCCCCTGGACTTGTTCGAGGAAGGCTCCGTCACCAACATGCTCACCTCGATTGTGGGCAACGTCTTCGGCTTCAAAGCCCTAATGGCTCTGCGGCTAGAAGATCTACGGATCCCGGTGGCCTACTTGAAAACCTTCCAGGGGCCTCCTCACGGCATTCAGGTGGAACGGGACAAACTGAACAAATATGGCCGTCCGCTCTTGGGTTGCACCATCAAACCCAAGTTGGGCCTGTCCGCCAAAAACTATGGCCGGGCAGTGTACGAGTGCTTGCGAGGCGGTTTGGACTTCACCAAAGACGACGAGAACATTAACTCGCAGCCCTTCCAGCGCTGGCGGGATCGCTATCTGTTTGTTATGGATGCCATCCACAAGGCACAGGCAGAAACCGGCGAAATCAAAGGCCACTACCTGAACGTCACCGCCCCCACCTGTGAAGAGATGTTCAAACGGGCCGAGTTTGCCAAAGAGCTGAAAGCCCCGATCATCATGCACGACTACCTGACGGGGGGGTTTACCGCCAACACCAGCCTGGCCAAGTGGTGTCGGGATAATGGCATCCTGCTCCACATTCACCGCGCCATGCACGCCGTGATCGACCGGCAGAAAAACCACGGGATCCATTTCCGGGTGCTGGCCAAGTGTTTGCGCATGTCCGGGGGGGACCACCTGCACTCCGGTACCGTGGTCGGCAAACTGGAAGGGGAGCGCAACATCACCCTCGGCTTCGTGGATCAAATGCGGGAAAACTATGTGGAAGCGGATCGCTCCCGGGGTAACTTCTTCACCCAGGACTGGGCTTCCATGCCCGGTGTGATGCCGGTGGCCTCCGGTGGGATCCACATCTGGCACATGCCGGCACTGGTGGAGATCTTCGGGGACGATTCCTGCCTACAGTTTGGTGGGGGTACCCTGGGTCACCCCTGGGGCAATGCTCCGGGCGCGACTGCCAACCGGGTGGCTCTAGAAGCCTGTATTCAGGCCCGCAACGAAGGCCGTGATCTGGCTCGCGAAGGCAACGATGTCATCCGCGAAGCGGCCAAGTGGTCGCCAGAGCTGGCGGCGGCTTGTGAGCTGTGGAAGGAAATTAAGTTCGAGTTCAAGGCCGTCGATACCCTCTAA
- a CDS encoding ribulose bisphosphate carboxylase small subunit — translation MQTLPKERRYETLSYLPPLTDLQISKQLQYILDQGYIPAVEFNESSDPKVYYWTMWKLPLFNATSTQEVLSEVQSCRSAYPNCYIRVVGFDNIKQCQILSFLVHKPSGVR, via the coding sequence ATGCAAACCTTACCGAAAGAGCGTCGTTACGAAACCCTGTCCTATCTGCCCCCCTTGACAGATCTGCAAATCAGCAAGCAACTCCAGTACATCCTGGATCAGGGCTACATCCCCGCCGTGGAATTCAACGAGTCTTCTGACCCGAAGGTGTACTACTGGACGATGTGGAAGCTGCCCCTGTTCAACGCCACCTCTACCCAGGAGGTGCTGAGCGAAGTGCAATCCTGCCGCAGCGCTTACCCCAATTGCTACATTCGCGTGGTTGGTTTCGACAACATCAAGCAGTGCCAGATCCTTAGCTTCCTCGTTCACAAGCCCAGTGGTGTGCGTTAA
- the clpP gene encoding ATP-dependent Clp endopeptidase proteolytic subunit ClpP — MIPTVIEQSARGERAFDIYSRLLRDRIIFLGTQVDDDISNLIVAQMLYLESEDPEKDIYLYINSPGGSVYAGMAIYDTMQHIQPDVSTICIGLAASMGAFLLAGGTKGKRIALPHARIMIHQPLGGAQGPATDIEIQAKEILYIKQSLNSLLAHHTGQPLERIERDTDRDNFMTPEQAKEYGLIDQVISKRPQPALAAVS, encoded by the coding sequence ATGATTCCCACCGTTATCGAGCAATCTGCGCGGGGCGAACGCGCCTTCGACATCTACTCGCGTCTGCTGCGGGATCGGATTATCTTCTTGGGCACCCAGGTGGATGATGACATTTCTAACCTGATCGTGGCTCAGATGCTCTACCTGGAATCTGAGGATCCCGAAAAGGATATCTATCTCTATATCAACTCCCCCGGCGGCTCCGTTTATGCCGGTATGGCCATTTACGACACGATGCAGCACATTCAGCCGGATGTATCCACCATCTGCATCGGGTTGGCAGCCAGTATGGGGGCCTTTCTGCTGGCGGGCGGCACCAAAGGCAAGCGCATCGCCCTTCCCCACGCTCGCATTATGATCCACCAACCCTTAGGTGGGGCCCAGGGGCCAGCTACCGACATCGAAATTCAGGCCAAAGAGATCCTCTACATCAAGCAAAGCCTGAATAGCCTGCTGGCTCACCACACCGGCCAACCCTTGGAGCGCATCGAACGGGATACCGACCGCGACAATTTCATGACCCCAGAACAAGCCAAGGAGTATGGATTGATCGATCAGGTGATCAGCAAAAGGCCCCAACCAGCTCTAGCAGCAGTTTCCTGA
- the rcbX gene encoding RuBisCO chaperone RbcX, translating to MDLKQIAKDTAKTLISYLTYQAMRTVLAQLGETDPPRAFWLQQFSARQNLQDGEAYLRALLAERPELAYRIMTVREHIAAEVADYLPEMAKTGIQQANMEHRRDHLERITSATESLPVTHPEAGSPSSAQDSIPETE from the coding sequence ATGGATCTGAAACAGATCGCCAAAGATACCGCCAAAACCCTGATTAGCTACCTGACCTATCAGGCGATGCGCACGGTGCTGGCCCAACTTGGCGAAACGGATCCCCCCAGAGCCTTTTGGTTGCAGCAGTTCTCAGCTCGGCAAAACCTTCAGGATGGGGAAGCCTATCTGCGGGCTTTGCTGGCGGAACGCCCTGAGCTGGCCTATCGGATCATGACCGTTCGAGAGCACATTGCTGCGGAAGTGGCCGATTACCTGCCCGAGATGGCCAAAACCGGCATCCAACAGGCCAACATGGAGCACCGCCGCGACCACCTGGAACGGATCACCTCAGCCACGGAATCCCTACCCGTTACTCACCCGGAAGCGGGATCCCCCTCCTCTGCACAAGACTCAATACCCGAAACGGAGTAA